The proteins below are encoded in one region of Argonema galeatum A003/A1:
- the ahcY gene encoding adenosylhomocysteinase — protein MTATYTQPKHEVKDLSLAPLGRQRIEWAGREMPVLRQIRDRFAAEKPLAGIRLVACCHVTTETANLAIALKAAGADSLLIASNPLSTQDDVAACLVADYGIPVFAIKGEDAETYSRHVRIALDHRPNVIIDDGSDVVATLIQERQHQIADLIGTTEETTTGIVRLRAMFRDGVLTFPAINVNDADTKHFFDNRYGTGQSTLDGIIRATNILLAGKTIVVAGYGWCGKGVALRARGMGANVIVTEIDPTKAIEAIMDGFRVMPMSEAASQGDLFITVTGNKHVIRNEHFDVMKDGAIVCNSGHFDIEIDLKALGAKATEVRTVRNFTEEYRLQNGKSVVVIGEGRLVNLAAAEGHPSAVMDMSFANQALGCEYLVKNKGKLEPGLHSIPVEVDKEIARLKLQAMGVNLDTLTPDQIEYMNSWTSGT, from the coding sequence TAGGAAGGCAGCGCATTGAATGGGCGGGACGGGAAATGCCCGTGTTGCGGCAAATTCGCGATCGCTTCGCCGCTGAAAAACCCCTCGCCGGTATCCGTTTAGTCGCCTGCTGCCACGTAACCACCGAGACTGCAAATCTCGCCATTGCACTCAAAGCCGCAGGTGCAGACTCCCTCCTCATCGCCAGCAACCCCCTGAGTACCCAAGATGACGTAGCCGCCTGTCTCGTTGCCGATTATGGCATCCCCGTATTTGCCATCAAAGGCGAAGATGCCGAGACTTACAGCCGCCACGTCCGCATTGCCCTAGATCACCGTCCCAACGTGATCATCGATGACGGCAGCGATGTCGTCGCCACCCTCATCCAAGAACGGCAACACCAGATTGCCGATTTGATTGGCACCACCGAAGAAACCACCACAGGCATTGTGCGTCTACGCGCCATGTTCCGCGATGGCGTTCTCACCTTCCCCGCCATCAACGTCAACGACGCCGACACCAAGCACTTCTTCGACAACCGCTACGGAACTGGCCAATCCACCCTTGATGGCATCATCCGCGCCACCAATATCCTACTAGCAGGTAAAACGATCGTCGTCGCCGGATACGGCTGGTGCGGCAAAGGCGTCGCCCTTCGCGCACGTGGTATGGGCGCTAACGTGATTGTGACAGAAATCGACCCGACTAAGGCGATCGAAGCAATCATGGACGGCTTCCGAGTCATGCCAATGTCAGAAGCCGCATCCCAAGGCGACTTATTTATCACCGTCACCGGCAACAAGCACGTCATCCGCAACGAACATTTCGATGTTATGAAAGATGGCGCAATTGTTTGCAACTCAGGTCACTTTGATATCGAAATCGACCTGAAAGCACTTGGTGCAAAAGCCACTGAAGTACGAACAGTGCGGAACTTCACCGAAGAATATCGCCTGCAAAATGGTAAATCCGTTGTCGTAATCGGTGAAGGGCGTCTCGTTAACCTAGCAGCAGCAGAAGGACACCCCAGCGCCGTCATGGATATGAGCTTTGCTAACCAAGCTTTAGGTTGCGAATATCTGGTTAAAAATAAGGGCAAACTAGAACCAGGTTTGCACTCAATTCCAGTTGAAGTTGACAAAGAAATTGCACGTCTGAAGTTGCAAGCAATGGGGGTTAACCTTGATACCCTAACGCCAGATCAAATCGAGTACATGAACTCCTGGACTTCGGGAACATAA
- a CDS encoding DedA family protein translates to MQEWIINIMTSLGYLGIGLLMFLENLFPPIPSELIMPFAGFTVSQGKMELVPAILAGVVGTMVGALPWYYVGKLVGEENIKRLADKYGKWISVSSRDIEKADNWFDKHGQKAVLFCRLVPGVRTLISLPAGISGMSLMPFLIYSTVGTVLWVSFLTFLGYTLGKNYALAEHYIDPISKIVFVGLIVAFVVWVVRKRQKRKML, encoded by the coding sequence ATGCAGGAATGGATAATTAACATCATGACTTCCCTGGGCTATTTGGGAATCGGACTGCTAATGTTCTTAGAAAATTTATTCCCTCCCATCCCCTCAGAATTAATTATGCCGTTTGCGGGATTCACCGTATCGCAAGGGAAGATGGAATTGGTGCCTGCAATTCTAGCAGGAGTGGTTGGCACTATGGTGGGCGCATTGCCGTGGTATTATGTCGGCAAACTCGTCGGTGAAGAAAACATCAAGCGGTTAGCAGACAAGTACGGCAAGTGGATTTCAGTATCAAGCAGAGATATTGAAAAAGCAGATAACTGGTTTGACAAGCACGGGCAGAAAGCGGTATTATTCTGTCGCTTAGTACCCGGAGTTCGTACCCTAATTTCCTTGCCAGCAGGCATCAGCGGCATGAGTTTGATGCCATTTCTAATCTACTCAACCGTTGGTACAGTATTGTGGGTGAGTTTTCTAACCTTTTTAGGTTACACGCTGGGTAAAAACTATGCGCTGGCGGAACATTACATTGACCCCATTTCTAAAATAGTTTTCGTTGGACTCATTGTGGCTTTTGTTGTCTGGGTAGTGAGAAAAAGGCAAAAAAGAAAAATGCTCTAG
- a CDS encoding DedA family protein: protein MHFDLPQLIKSLGYFGVWAIIFAESGLLVGFFLPGDSLLFTAGFIASQGFLNIWVLIFGAFVCAVLGDNVGYATGYRFGRRLFQKEDSWLFHKKHLVKTQNFYEKYGKKTIVLARFMPIVRTFAPIVAGIGSMQYRTFMSYNLMGGALWTFGITLAGYYLGQVIPDVDKYLLPIVGIIIVVSLLPSVIHIIQENRSAKSENNLKDGD, encoded by the coding sequence ATGCACTTTGATTTGCCACAACTGATTAAATCGCTGGGATACTTTGGAGTATGGGCGATTATATTTGCTGAATCGGGATTGCTGGTGGGGTTTTTCCTGCCAGGAGATAGCCTGCTTTTTACTGCTGGCTTTATAGCATCTCAGGGATTCTTGAATATTTGGGTTCTCATTTTTGGCGCTTTCGTCTGTGCGGTACTGGGTGATAATGTTGGCTACGCCACTGGCTATAGATTCGGTCGCCGCTTGTTCCAAAAAGAAGATTCGTGGCTATTTCATAAAAAACATTTGGTTAAAACGCAAAACTTTTATGAAAAGTACGGTAAAAAGACAATCGTGCTGGCTAGATTTATGCCGATTGTCCGTACCTTTGCGCCGATTGTTGCTGGTATCGGTTCGATGCAATATCGAACTTTTATGTCCTACAATCTCATGGGCGGCGCACTTTGGACTTTTGGTATAACGCTAGCTGGATATTATCTCGGACAAGTTATTCCCGATGTAGATAAGTATCTATTGCCGATAGTTGGAATAATTATTGTTGTTTCTTTGCTACCTTCGGTAATTCATATAATTCAAGAAAATAGGTCAGCAAAAAGTGAAAATAATTTAAAAGATGGCGATTAA
- a CDS encoding pentapeptide repeat-containing protein, which yields MAINRPDASRKFITTEPLGKSGHRGEAKVWDAVKSDFANRECIAYWRYPIFSKVGKTRKEPDILIADLEIGLIVIEVKSVTIDKIVAIAGHRWEFRNFYIRDGNPYEQAENQLFALLGYCDREPILRRKVNGRAIVALPLITEKQWQEKGFHQLPSCPPIIFQEHLLNITSPPTPLLAGEGSNSSNTPPNASREGGSGGLGLPLLKRIQQITPVIKGVKLNDEQWKLLLSVISGTPVFRKPPNNLQLKLAVSEILPPIPGSRASILAKARQHLSEFDLQQEHIGKQIPPGSQRIRGIAGSGKTVLLCQKAAHMHLKYPNWDIALVFFSRSLYDPITKQLDKWLRRFSSGEVEYKPNNEKLRVFHAWGAKNQPGLYSIICEAAGVQRLTAYDTDSKQPNEALAEVCSLLLRTAVIPQIFDAILIDEGQDLIVDDEFKFEDKQPFYWMAYQALRSVDPQHPEQRRLIWAYDEAQSLESLNMPTAGELFGDELAHLVTGEYPDGIKKTEVMHRCYRTPSPILTVAHGIGMGLLRSGRMLSGITRTEDWKAIGYEVTGRFTRGQRITLKRLSENSPNIIPQLWEKPVIEFEIYRDRQSELTALAQNIIYNLKHDNLNPSRDILVIVLGSFFEATILETHVAEFLISQGINIFIPSTTNCNILKADSENRDPNKFWCEGGVTVSRIHRAKGNEADIVYLVGLDNIAKEESNIILRNQLFIALTRTRGWVKLSGIDNYPMYEEMRRVIKSGDTFTFTFNQRPKREISLTDAGELLNKYAAGTRNFQGADLRYIQLPGADLRDANLISTQLTGANLRNAQLDGVKLVIADLSNADLSNASLRKAKLMGAILSGADLSGADLSRADLSDADLRNAKLVGATLVGANLSAADLSGTDLTGADIAGAELSDANLAGIQLGGATMPDRSIHG from the coding sequence ATGGCGATTAATCGCCCAGACGCAAGTCGCAAGTTCATTACCACAGAGCCTCTAGGGAAAAGCGGACACAGGGGTGAAGCAAAGGTTTGGGATGCCGTAAAAAGTGATTTTGCAAATCGGGAATGTATTGCTTACTGGCGTTATCCCATCTTTTCTAAAGTTGGAAAAACTCGTAAAGAGCCTGATATTTTAATAGCCGATTTGGAAATCGGTCTTATTGTTATTGAAGTAAAGTCGGTCACTATAGATAAAATAGTAGCGATCGCTGGTCATCGGTGGGAATTCCGCAATTTTTACATCAGAGATGGCAACCCCTACGAACAAGCAGAGAATCAGTTGTTTGCATTGTTGGGATATTGCGATCGCGAACCAATTCTCCGCCGAAAAGTAAATGGTAGAGCCATTGTTGCCTTACCGCTAATTACAGAAAAACAATGGCAGGAAAAAGGCTTTCACCAACTACCAAGTTGTCCCCCCATCATCTTCCAAGAACATCTACTCAATATAACCTCTCCCCCAACCCCTCTCCTTGCAGGAGAGGGGAGTAATTCTTCCAATACTCCCCCCAACGCTAGCAGGGAAGGGGGGTCGGGGGGGTTAGGTTTGCCCCTACTCAAGCGGATTCAACAAATCACCCCCGTCATCAAAGGGGTAAAACTGAATGACGAACAATGGAAATTATTATTATCTGTAATAAGTGGAACGCCAGTTTTTCGCAAACCTCCAAACAATCTGCAATTAAAGTTAGCAGTCAGCGAAATTTTACCCCCAATTCCAGGAAGTCGCGCCAGCATTTTAGCTAAAGCGCGACAACACTTATCCGAATTTGATTTACAACAAGAACACATTGGCAAACAAATTCCACCTGGTTCCCAGCGAATTCGCGGTATTGCTGGTTCTGGCAAAACCGTTCTGTTGTGCCAAAAAGCTGCACATATGCACTTAAAATACCCAAATTGGGATATTGCTTTAGTGTTTTTCAGTCGCAGTTTGTACGACCCTATCACCAAACAATTAGATAAGTGGTTGCGTCGGTTTAGCAGTGGCGAGGTGGAATATAAGCCAAACAATGAAAAATTGCGCGTATTTCACGCTTGGGGTGCCAAAAATCAACCCGGACTCTACAGTATAATTTGCGAAGCAGCTGGCGTTCAGCGTTTAACTGCTTATGACACCGATAGCAAGCAACCCAACGAAGCGTTAGCGGAGGTGTGCAGTCTGCTACTCCGCACAGCAGTAATTCCCCAAATATTTGATGCCATTCTAATTGATGAAGGTCAAGACTTAATTGTTGATGACGAGTTTAAATTTGAGGACAAGCAACCTTTTTACTGGATGGCTTATCAAGCATTGCGATCGGTTGACCCCCAACATCCAGAACAGCGGCGCTTAATTTGGGCTTATGATGAGGCGCAAAGTTTAGAAAGCTTGAATATGCCTACAGCGGGGGAATTGTTCGGTGATGAATTAGCGCATTTGGTGACTGGGGAATATCCCGACGGCATCAAAAAAACCGAAGTTATGCACCGCTGCTACCGCACTCCCAGCCCAATTTTGACAGTGGCGCACGGTATTGGCATGGGATTGTTGCGATCGGGCCGAATGCTATCGGGAATTACTAGAACTGAGGATTGGAAAGCGATCGGCTACGAAGTGACGGGTCGCTTTACTCGCGGTCAACGAATTACTTTGAAGCGTCTGAGCGAGAACTCGCCTAATATTATACCACAACTTTGGGAAAAACCAGTAATAGAGTTTGAAATTTATCGCGATCGCCAATCAGAATTAACCGCTTTAGCACAAAACATTATATATAACCTCAAACACGATAATCTAAACCCAAGTCGCGATATCTTGGTAATAGTTTTAGGCTCCTTTTTCGAGGCAACTATCCTAGAAACTCATGTAGCTGAGTTTTTGATATCCCAAGGCATTAATATCTTTATTCCTAGTACAACCAACTGCAATATCTTGAAAGCAGATTCAGAAAACCGCGACCCCAACAAATTCTGGTGTGAAGGTGGCGTCACAGTGTCTCGCATCCACCGCGCCAAAGGCAATGAAGCGGACATAGTTTATTTAGTTGGTTTGGATAATATCGCCAAAGAAGAGAGTAATATTATCTTACGCAATCAGTTATTTATCGCTTTAACCAGGACACGCGGTTGGGTAAAATTGAGTGGAATTGACAACTATCCTATGTATGAAGAAATGCGACGGGTGATTAAGAGTGGCGACACTTTCACCTTTACTTTTAATCAGCGCCCAAAACGGGAGATTAGCCTCACGGATGCCGGGGAATTGCTCAATAAATATGCGGCTGGTACTAGAAATTTTCAAGGTGCAGATTTGCGTTATATTCAATTGCCTGGTGCGGATTTGCGGGATGCCAATTTGATTAGTACGCAATTGACTGGTGCTAATTTGAGAAATGCCCAATTGGATGGCGTAAAATTGGTGATTGCCGATTTGAGTAATGCCGATTTGAGTAACGCCAGTTTGAGGAAAGCAAAGCTGATGGGGGCAATTTTGAGTGGTGCTGATTTGAGTGGTGCTGATTTGAGTCGCGCTGATTTGAGCGATGCAGATTTGAGGAATGCTAAGTTAGTTGGGGCGACGTTGGTGGGTGCTAATTTGAGTGCTGCCGATTTGAGTGGTACGGATTTGACGGGTGCGGATATTGCGGGGGCTGAGTTGAGTGATGCGAATTTGGCCGGTATCCAGCTGGGTGGGGCAACCATGCCCGACAGAAGCATTCACGGGTAG
- a CDS encoding histidine phosphatase family protein, translated as MPIQEIQKCNGPVSFRTGKILGWEEISERLQDSVWLSRNVELHLIRHAESEVNADKRITGSQDVQITTKGQIQAINLGNKLDEYYDMAFCSSLQRSQKTLDLALENGRNGRITVEKIFKDKRLDERSLGVLEGQKVQWIPAYAVGDMNYAPENGESYDEVARRILSFLLELADCVRDNDIGKLLICGHMGPMRIMVGILEEQEDPVTVLRFGFPNADILKFTWNRLKIPGFLKNIASERELP; from the coding sequence ATGCCCATACAGGAAATCCAGAAATGTAATGGGCCTGTAAGTTTTAGAACAGGCAAAATTTTAGGCTGGGAAGAAATTAGTGAAAGACTTCAAGATTCTGTTTGGCTTTCTAGGAATGTAGAATTACACCTGATCCGACACGCAGAAAGTGAAGTAAACGCAGATAAACGAATAACAGGATCTCAAGATGTACAAATTACCACAAAAGGACAAATTCAGGCCATTAATTTAGGTAATAAGCTTGACGAGTATTATGATATGGCTTTTTGCTCAAGCCTACAACGTTCCCAAAAGACTCTCGATCTAGCCCTTGAAAACGGAAGAAACGGTAGAATTACCGTAGAAAAAATTTTTAAGGATAAAAGGCTTGATGAGCGGAGTCTTGGTGTATTAGAAGGTCAGAAAGTCCAGTGGATTCCAGCTTATGCAGTTGGAGATATGAATTATGCCCCTGAAAATGGAGAGAGTTATGATGAAGTTGCCAGACGCATTCTTTCTTTTCTTCTAGAACTTGCTGATTGTGTTAGAGACAACGATATCGGTAAACTTCTGATATGTGGACACATGGGGCCAATGAGAATCATGGTAGGTATTCTTGAGGAGCAAGAAGATCCAGTAACTGTACTCAGATTTGGTTTCCCGAATGCTGATATATTAAAATTCACATGGAATCGCTTAAAAATTCCGGGATTTCTTAAAAATATTGCATCTGAAAGAGAGTTACCATGA
- a CDS encoding 2'-5' RNA ligase family protein, translating into MFELNRYAVFALLDSRSVSPVQNDQRRLTSITGNHMAFGFPVHITLRGRFRAEEYVVAKAFVKAFKEINRTALNVQTDICLSEPIYIKPDLVWLEVLPQYRGYETLLYLHRFFEQIVSEAVVEDEIPETYKYSGFRPHVTLGWGVTPQAWEEFFSIAPATLKQSRIGSIALVRYPHSWPEEEAVNVILEIPLSDRSKSYPSDLSGKRLLKHLPVHRRLRCSSPSWRGKPVVWQGRSNQGI; encoded by the coding sequence ATGTTTGAATTAAATCGCTATGCTGTATTCGCGCTTCTTGACTCTAGAAGTGTCTCACCTGTTCAGAACGATCAGCGTCGCCTCACCAGTATCACAGGCAATCACATGGCTTTTGGCTTTCCTGTTCACATCACACTGAGAGGAAGGTTTAGAGCAGAAGAATACGTCGTTGCGAAGGCTTTTGTAAAGGCTTTTAAGGAAATCAATCGAACGGCTCTAAACGTGCAAACGGATATATGCCTCAGTGAACCAATCTATATTAAGCCTGACTTAGTATGGCTTGAGGTACTACCTCAGTATCGGGGATACGAAACTCTACTATACCTCCACAGGTTTTTCGAGCAGATAGTAAGCGAAGCTGTAGTAGAAGATGAAATTCCAGAAACATATAAATACTCTGGTTTTCGTCCTCATGTAACGCTCGGCTGGGGTGTGACACCTCAAGCCTGGGAAGAATTCTTTTCTATTGCCCCAGCTACTTTGAAGCAAAGCAGGATAGGCTCTATTGCTCTAGTTCGTTACCCTCATAGCTGGCCTGAAGAGGAGGCTGTTAATGTAATATTAGAAATTCCTTTATCTGATAGAAGTAAATCTTATCCATCTGATCTGAGTGGAAAAAGATTGCTCAAGCATTTGCCTGTACACAGGCGTTTACGGTGTTCTAGCCCATCGTGGCGTGGCAAGCCGGTTGTATGGCAAGGTAGATCGAACCAGGGAATATAG
- a CDS encoding TRC40/GET3/ArsA family transport-energizing ATPase, with amino-acid sequence MRLILMTGKGGVGKTSVAAATGLRCAELGYRTLVLSTDPAHSLADSFDLELGHDPRLIRPNLWGAELDALVELEQNWGAVKRYITQVLQARGLEGVQAEELAILPGMDEIFGLVRMKRHYDEGEYDVLIIDSAPTGTALRLLSLPEVSGWYMRRFYKPLQGISVALRPLVEPFFRPIAGFSLPDKEVMDAPYEFYEQIEALEKILTNNALTSVRLVTNPEKMVIKESLRAHAYLSLYNVATDLIVANRIIPEEVTDPFFKRWKENQQQYRQEIHDNFMPLPVKEVPLFSEEMCGLAALERLKEVLYANEDPSQVYYKETTLRVVQDKNQYTLELYLPGIAKDQIQLSKTGDELNIRIGNHRRNLVLPQALAALQPASAKMEDDYLKIRFAEAAKV; translated from the coding sequence ATGCGTTTAATCCTCATGACCGGCAAAGGGGGAGTGGGAAAGACCTCAGTCGCCGCTGCGACTGGACTTCGCTGTGCTGAACTCGGTTATAGAACCCTCGTTCTCAGTACCGACCCCGCTCATTCTTTGGCAGATAGTTTTGACTTGGAACTGGGACACGACCCGCGACTGATTCGCCCAAACTTATGGGGCGCAGAACTAGATGCACTGGTGGAACTGGAACAGAACTGGGGCGCAGTCAAGCGCTACATCACTCAGGTATTGCAGGCGCGGGGGCTAGAAGGCGTCCAGGCTGAAGAATTGGCGATTTTACCGGGCATGGATGAGATTTTTGGCTTGGTACGCATGAAACGCCACTACGATGAGGGCGAGTATGATGTGCTGATTATTGACTCAGCTCCTACTGGTACGGCGCTGCGGCTATTGAGTTTACCGGAAGTCAGCGGGTGGTATATGCGGCGGTTCTACAAGCCGCTGCAAGGCATATCAGTGGCGCTCAGACCGCTTGTGGAACCATTCTTTAGGCCGATCGCAGGTTTTTCCCTGCCTGATAAGGAGGTAATGGACGCCCCCTACGAATTTTACGAGCAGATCGAAGCGCTGGAAAAGATCTTAACTAATAACGCCCTGACTTCGGTGCGTTTGGTAACTAATCCCGAAAAAATGGTGATTAAAGAGTCTTTACGCGCCCATGCCTATTTGAGTTTGTACAATGTTGCCACAGATTTGATAGTAGCGAATCGGATTATTCCAGAAGAAGTTACCGATCCATTCTTCAAGCGTTGGAAGGAAAACCAACAGCAATATCGCCAGGAAATTCACGATAATTTTATGCCTCTTCCCGTGAAGGAAGTTCCCCTATTTTCGGAAGAAATGTGCGGTTTGGCGGCTTTGGAGCGGTTGAAAGAAGTGCTGTATGCAAACGAAGACCCATCGCAAGTTTATTACAAAGAAACTACGCTTAGGGTGGTGCAAGACAAAAATCAGTACACTTTGGAACTGTATTTGCCCGGTATTGCTAAAGACCAAATCCAATTGAGTAAAACTGGGGATGAATTGAATATCCGAATTGGCAATCACCGCCGGAATTTGGTTTTACCTCAAGCTTTGGCAGCTTTACAACCTGCTAGTGCCAAAATGGAAGATGATTATCTGAAAATTCGGTTTGCTGAGGCGGCTAAGGTTTAG
- a CDS encoding DUF2358 domain-containing protein, producing MDIIQILKEDYQRFPLDQTYSIYAENVYFQDPLNKFRGIERYKQMIGSIRTWFIDPKLDLHDIRRRDDAIETRWTLSWNTPLPWKPRIAISGWTEMRLNSEGSIVSHIDYWNCSRLDVLKQHLFPLKTR from the coding sequence ATGGACATTATTCAAATACTCAAAGAAGACTACCAAAGATTTCCATTGGATCAAACTTACAGCATCTATGCCGAAAATGTCTACTTTCAAGACCCACTCAACAAATTTCGGGGGATTGAGCGGTATAAACAGATGATTGGCTCAATCCGCACCTGGTTTATTGACCCCAAACTGGATTTACACGATATTCGCCGCCGGGATGATGCGATCGAAACTCGCTGGACGTTAAGTTGGAATACACCGCTGCCGTGGAAACCGCGCATCGCCATCTCTGGCTGGACTGAGATGCGACTCAATAGTGAAGGATCGATCGTTTCCCACATCGACTACTGGAACTGTTCGCGCCTTGATGTTCTCAAGCAGCACCTGTTTCCTTTAAAGACTCGATAA
- a CDS encoding FkbM family methyltransferase: protein MSVFLSSLKESGHLDRIHMTVCIVGSRKLENRDDYGSVGWNIFAPNLTIYGFDADPEACDDANADIEVRQVNWTEKHIPLALWNSEGTFPIYVTNFTGCSSLYPPNESYVERFSGYSDLFKLITTVEVDTTTLDKFCESEGINEIDFIHLDVQGAELQVLEGAARILEGGVLAVATEVNFTELYVNQPLFSDVDIYLRKQGFTLGDIVISTGRGCRTISPIISKFHAGFLLWADAFYFRDLIRKDFNTHLSTPDRIFKLACIADVLNFTDYALELLAYLTRTYGNDTNYNFAKNIIDTLSPIPEVVNQGIDSLPIIVEMRNYIN, encoded by the coding sequence ATGTCAGTGTTCCTTTCCAGCTTAAAAGAAAGCGGTCATCTAGATCGAATCCACATGACAGTTTGTATTGTTGGCTCTCGTAAGTTGGAAAACCGAGATGACTATGGCTCTGTTGGCTGGAATATCTTTGCACCCAATCTTACTATCTATGGATTTGATGCCGATCCAGAAGCTTGCGATGATGCCAATGCCGATATTGAAGTTCGACAAGTAAATTGGACTGAAAAACATATCCCGCTAGCTCTTTGGAATTCAGAAGGTACTTTTCCTATTTATGTTACCAATTTTACCGGATGCAGTTCTTTATATCCTCCTAATGAATCTTATGTAGAGCGGTTCAGCGGATATTCAGATTTGTTCAAATTAATTACTACCGTCGAAGTCGATACAACGACTTTGGATAAATTTTGTGAATCCGAAGGAATTAATGAAATTGACTTTATACACCTTGATGTGCAAGGGGCAGAGCTTCAGGTTTTAGAAGGAGCAGCTAGAATTTTAGAAGGCGGTGTTTTAGCTGTTGCGACTGAAGTAAACTTTACTGAGTTATATGTAAATCAGCCTCTATTTAGTGATGTAGATATATATTTGAGAAAGCAAGGATTTACCCTGGGCGATATAGTGATTAGCACTGGGCGGGGTTGTCGGACGATTTCACCGATTATTTCCAAATTTCATGCTGGATTTCTATTGTGGGCAGATGCTTTTTACTTCCGCGACCTGATTAGAAAAGATTTTAATACACATCTAAGCACACCAGATCGGATTTTCAAATTGGCTTGTATTGCTGATGTTTTGAATTTTACGGATTATGCCTTGGAACTATTGGCATATTTGACTCGTACTTATGGAAATGACACAAATTATAATTTTGCCAAAAATATCATTGATACTCTATCTCCAATTCCAGAAGTGGTAAATCAGGGAATAGATTCTCTACCTATTATTGTCGAAATGAGGAATTACATTAATTAA
- a CDS encoding DUF4912 domain-containing protein yields MAKERPPLEEMTLRQLRRVASEYGISRYSRMRKEQLLASILEAQRAQGSTDRLTLEAQEAVEAAKFELGQEDRTGGNLSSVDEGLADLPAGYGSSRIVLMPRDPQWAYAYWDIPNERKEELRRQGGQQIALRLYDVTDLNLEFQSPHSIQEYPCDELAREWYLPIPVSDRDYVVDIGYRTADGRWLVLARCATVHMPPIYPSDWIEDQFISVSWEEDLRGKKFLELVPPSKRVVGVAVAQKIFGLAKEAEAQRVAGSVFGSMQQVPGSIPAVSSYGVSSYGVSSYGVSSFVPAVSSYGVSSYVPAVSSYGVSSYGVSSYGVSSYGVSSYVPAVSSYGVSSYVPAVSSYGVSSYVPAVSSYGVSSYGLSSYEQAVSSYGVSSFVPAVSSYGVSSYGLSSYEQAVSSYALSSYGLSSYEQAVSSYALSSYEQAVSSYALSSYEQAVSSYGVSSYGLSSYEQAVSSYALSSYVPAASSYALSSYAVP; encoded by the coding sequence ATGGCAAAAGAACGCCCACCTTTAGAGGAAATGACATTACGGCAACTCCGAAGAGTTGCGAGTGAGTACGGCATTTCTCGCTATAGCCGAATGCGTAAAGAGCAGCTGCTGGCGTCGATTTTAGAAGCACAACGGGCTCAAGGTTCTACCGATCGTCTTACATTGGAGGCACAAGAAGCAGTGGAAGCAGCAAAATTTGAACTAGGTCAGGAAGATCGTACTGGTGGCAATCTGTCTTCTGTAGATGAAGGATTAGCCGATCTTCCCGCTGGCTACGGCTCTAGCCGCATTGTTTTAATGCCTCGCGACCCGCAATGGGCTTACGCTTATTGGGATATTCCCAACGAACGTAAGGAAGAATTGCGCCGTCAAGGGGGACAACAAATTGCCCTGCGGCTTTACGATGTCACCGACCTTAATCTGGAGTTCCAGAGTCCGCACAGCATTCAAGAATACCCTTGCGATGAGTTGGCGCGGGAATGGTATCTGCCCATACCAGTGAGCGATCGCGACTATGTGGTCGATATCGGCTACCGAACAGCCGATGGCCGCTGGCTCGTCCTGGCTCGTTGCGCTACCGTACATATGCCTCCCATCTATCCCAGTGACTGGATTGAAGATCAATTCATCTCCGTTTCTTGGGAAGAAGACCTGCGCGGCAAGAAGTTCCTAGAGCTAGTTCCTCCCAGCAAGCGAGTAGTAGGAGTTGCCGTCGCCCAGAAGATATTTGGTTTGGCTAAAGAAGCCGAAGCGCAGCGGGTAGCCGGTTCTGTATTCGGCTCTATGCAACAGGTACCGGGCTCTATACCGGCTGTTAGCTCCTACGGTGTTAGTTCCTACGGCGTTAGTTCCTACGGCGTTAGTTCCTTCGTACCGGCTGTTAGCTCCTACGGCGTTAGTTCCTACGTACCGGCTGTTAGCTCCTACGGCGTTAGTTCCTACGGCGTTAGTTCCTACGGCGTTAGTTCCTACGGCGTCAGTTCCTACGTACCGGCGGTAAGTTCCTACGGCGTCAGTTCCTACGTACCGGCGGTAAGTTCCTACGGCGTTAGTTCCTACGTACCGGCGGTAAGTTCATACGGCGTCAGTTCATACGGCTTGAGTTCATACGAACAGGCAGTAAGTTCCTACGGCGTTAGTTCCTTCGTACCGGCGGTAAGTTCATACGGCGTCAGTTCATACGGCTTGAGTTCATACGAACAGGCAGTAAGTTCCTACGCTTTGAGTTCATACGGCTTGAGTTCATACGAACAGGCAGTAAGTTCCTACGCTTTGAGTTCATACGAACAGGCAGTAAGTTCCTACGCTTTGAGTTCATACGAACAGGCGGTAAGTTCATACGGCGTCAGTTCATACGGCTTGAGTTCATACGAACAGGCAGTAAGTTCCTACGCTTTAAGTTCTTATGTACCTGCGGCAAGTTCCTACGCTTTGAGTTCTTATGCGGTGCCG